In one window of Branchiostoma lanceolatum isolate klBraLanc5 chromosome 15, klBraLanc5.hap2, whole genome shotgun sequence DNA:
- the LOC136449337 gene encoding sarcoplasmic calcium-binding proteins I, III, and IV isoform X4: MGLNDFQKQKIKFTFDFFLDYNKDGSIQWEDFEEMIKRYKEVNKGSLSDADYKSMQASLEDEWRDLKGRADINKDDVVSWEEYLAMWEKTIATCKSVADLPAWCQNRIPFLFKGMDVSGDGIVDLEEFQNYCKNFQLQCADVPAVYNVITDGGKVQFDLARYRELYYRLLTSPAADAGNTLMGQKA, encoded by the exons ATGGGACTGAACGATTTCCAAAAGCAGAAGATCAAGTTCACCTTTGACTTCTTCTTGG ACTATAACAAAGACGGCTCCATCCAATGGGAAGATTTCGAGGAAATGATTAAG AGGTACAAGGAAGTCAACAAGGGCAGCCTGTCCGATGCTGACTACAAGTCCATGCAGGCCTCTCTTGAGGACGAGTGGAGGGACCTGAAGGGGCGCGCCGACATCAACAAGGATGACGTC GTGTCGTGGGAAGAGTACCTCGCCATGTGGGAGAAGACCATCGCCACCTGCAAGTCCGTGGCTGACCTGCCCGCCTGGTGCCAGAACAGGATCCCCTTCCTCTTCAAGGGCATGGATGTCAGCG GAGACGGCATTGTTGACCTGGAAGAGTTCCAGAACTACTGCAAAAACTTCCAGTTGCAGTGCGCAGATGTCCCCGCCGTCTACAACGTCATCACAGAC GGAGGCAAGGTGCAGTTTGACCTGGCCCGCTACAGGGAGCTGTACTACCGTCTCCTGACCTCCCCCGCTGCTGATGCTGGCAACACCCTCATGGGACAGAAGGCTTGA
- the LOC136449337 gene encoding sarcoplasmic calcium-binding proteins II, V, VI, and VII isoform X3, with protein MGLNDFQKQKIKFTFDFFLDMNHDGAIQWNDFEDMMTRYKEVNKGSLSDADYKSMQASLEDEWRDLKGRADINKDDVVSWEEYLAMWEKTIATCKSVADLPAWCQNRIPFLFKGMDVSGDGIVDLEEFQNYCKNFQLQCADVPAVYNVITDGGKVQFDLARYRELYYRLLTSPAADAGNTLMGQKA; from the exons ATGGGACTGAACGATTTCCAAAAGCAGAAGATCAAGTTCACCTTTGACTTCTTCTTGG ACATGAACCACGATGGAGCGATCCAGTGGAATGACTTCGAAGATATGATGACG AGGTACAAGGAAGTCAACAAGGGCAGCCTGTCCGATGCTGACTACAAGTCCATGCAGGCCTCTCTTGAGGACGAGTGGAGGGACCTGAAGGGGCGCGCCGACATCAACAAGGATGACGTC GTGTCGTGGGAAGAGTACCTCGCCATGTGGGAGAAGACCATCGCCACCTGCAAGTCCGTGGCTGACCTGCCCGCCTGGTGCCAGAACAGGATCCCCTTCCTCTTCAAGGGCATGGATGTCAGCG GAGACGGCATTGTTGACCTGGAAGAGTTCCAGAACTACTGCAAAAACTTCCAGTTGCAGTGCGCAGATGTCCCCGCCGTCTACAACGTCATCACAGAC GGAGGCAAGGTGCAGTTTGACCTGGCCCGCTACAGGGAGCTGTACTACCGTCTCCTGACCTCCCCCGCTGCTGATGCTGGCAACACCCTCATGGGACAGAAGGCTTGA
- the LOC136449337 gene encoding sarcoplasmic calcium-binding proteins I, III, and IV isoform X2, with the protein MGLNDFQKQKIKFTFDFFLDYNKDGSIQWEDFEEMIKRYKEVNKGSLSDADYKSMQASLEDEWRDLKGRADINKDDVVSWEEYLAMWEKTIATCKSVADLPAWCQNRIPFLFKGMDVSGDGIVDLEEFQNYCKNFQLQCADVPAVYNVITDGGKVTFDLNRYKELYYRLLTSPAADAGNTLMGQKP; encoded by the exons ATGGGACTGAACGATTTCCAAAAGCAGAAGATCAAGTTCACCTTTGACTTCTTCTTGG ACTATAACAAAGACGGCTCCATCCAATGGGAAGATTTCGAGGAAATGATTAAG AGGTACAAGGAAGTCAACAAGGGCAGCCTGTCCGATGCTGACTACAAGTCCATGCAGGCCTCTCTTGAGGACGAGTGGAGGGACCTGAAGGGGCGCGCCGACATCAACAAGGATGACGTC GTGTCGTGGGAAGAGTACCTCGCCATGTGGGAGAAGACCATCGCCACCTGCAAGTCCGTGGCTGACCTGCCCGCCTGGTGCCAGAACAGGATCCCCTTCCTCTTCAAGGGCATGGATGTCAGCG GAGACGGCATTGTTGACCTGGAAGAGTTCCAGAACTACTGCAAAAACTTCCAGTTGCAGTGCGCAGATGTCCCCGCCGTCTACAACGTCATCACAGAC GGAGGCAAGGTGACGTTCGACCTCAACCGCTACAAGGAGCTGTACTACCGTCTCCTGACCTCCCCAGCCGCTGATGCCGGCAACACCCTCATGGGACAGAAGCCTTGA
- the LOC136449337 gene encoding sarcoplasmic calcium-binding proteins II, V, VI, and VII isoform X1 has protein sequence MGLNDFQKQKIKFTFDFFLDMNHDGAIQWNDFEDMMTRYKEVNKGSLSDADYKSMQASLEDEWRDLKGRADINKDDVVSWEEYLAMWEKTIATCKSVADLPAWCQNRIPFLFKGMDVSGDGIVDLEEFQNYCKNFQLQCADVPAVYNVITDGGKVTFDLNRYKELYYRLLTSPAADAGNTLMGQKP, from the exons ATGGGACTGAACGATTTCCAAAAGCAGAAGATCAAGTTCACCTTTGACTTCTTCTTGG ACATGAACCACGATGGAGCGATCCAGTGGAATGACTTCGAAGATATGATGACG AGGTACAAGGAAGTCAACAAGGGCAGCCTGTCCGATGCTGACTACAAGTCCATGCAGGCCTCTCTTGAGGACGAGTGGAGGGACCTGAAGGGGCGCGCCGACATCAACAAGGATGACGTC GTGTCGTGGGAAGAGTACCTCGCCATGTGGGAGAAGACCATCGCCACCTGCAAGTCCGTGGCTGACCTGCCCGCCTGGTGCCAGAACAGGATCCCCTTCCTCTTCAAGGGCATGGATGTCAGCG GAGACGGCATTGTTGACCTGGAAGAGTTCCAGAACTACTGCAAAAACTTCCAGTTGCAGTGCGCAGATGTCCCCGCCGTCTACAACGTCATCACAGAC GGAGGCAAGGTGACGTTCGACCTCAACCGCTACAAGGAGCTGTACTACCGTCTCCTGACCTCCCCAGCCGCTGATGCCGGCAACACCCTCATGGGACAGAAGCCTTGA